The Mesomycoplasma hyopneumoniae J genome contains the following window.
TTTAAAAATAAAAAAAGAATTAATTACTTTTAAACATGCAATAGGAATTGTTGCATTTTTAAAAATTTTAGACAAGAAGTTTTTTAACTCAAGCGATAAAAATTATTTTAAATTTTATATGATAAGTTATTTAATAAATAGCATTATAGTAAAATTAAAATATGAATTACGACATCCTATTCAAATACATTTATATTTGGATCGAAATACAGAAGTTGAAAAAGAAGATACTTGAAAAGAAAGTTTAAAATCTCAAATTTGAAAAGGATTGAAATCTAAAATAGATTATTTGACTGATGAAGTGAAAAAACTATATACTCTTGATTATGAACCTGATATTTTTATTGAAAGTATAGATTCAAAAATGGATGACAACATCCAATTAGCAGATGTTATTGCAAATACATTATATCAAACTTATAATGACTTGAATCTTTCATGAATGGATTTTTGTTATACTAATTTTTTTAATATTAAATTTATTGGCGATAAACCAAGGGTACCAAAACTTATGAATTTTCAAAAACTTATTCATAATCAGTTATTTGAAGAATTTTGAAATTGTATTGAGTATTTAGATAACAAAAAAGAGTAGACTCCTGAGATGATACCCTCTTCTTGAAAAAAATTTTTGAGTGTTTTAA
Protein-coding sequences here:
- a CDS encoding DUF3800 domain-containing protein; amino-acid sequence: MEKQVQKIFIYLDESSRIDLSSSKLRNNVFNFGGFYCLNEENCKNILNKATSKEIWIKTKQEGKEIKGKSLHLKIKKELITFKHAIGIVAFLKILDKKFFNSSDKNYFKFYMISYLINSIIVKLKYELRHPIQIHLYLDRNTEVEKEDTWKESLKSQIWKGLKSKIDYLTDEVKKLYTLDYEPDIFIESIDSKMDDNIQLADVIANTLYQTYNDLNLSWMDFCYTNFFNIKFIGDKPRVPKLMNFQKLIHNQLFEEFWNCIEYLDNKKE